A genomic region of Pseudomonadota bacterium contains the following coding sequences:
- the pruA gene encoding L-glutamate gamma-semialdehyde dehydrogenase, whose product MIQAQTRVPPPSNEAVQTHAPGSAERRALRSELATQRSTVVEIPLVIGGRAIAGARRRPLVCPHQHAHVLAQVHTAEPDHVAQAIAAAATAWPAWSRTPWAERAAIFLRAAELLATHWRAKVNAATMLAQSKTPHQAEIDAACELIDFWRFNPHFAEELFQQQPHSPPGCWNYADWRPLEGFVLAITPFNFTSITGNLATAPALLGNVVLWKPAHEATLAAHYLLELLTAAGLPPGVINLLPGEGRTIGPAALADVNLAGVHFTGSTPSFNAIWREVGAQIARYRNYPRLVGETGGKDFIVAHPSADEDALITALIRGAFEYQGQKCSAVSRAYLPRSLWTRLEARLGEAITALPVGDPCDFKSFVGAVINRHAWANIHDYLALARVTPGCRIVAGGTLSDAEGFFVQPTLIESTNPGSRLMTEEIFGPVLTCHVYEDGAYEDTLSLCDQTSPFGLTGAIFARDQAAIGLALARLRHAAGNFYINDKPTGAVVGQQPFGGARASGTNDKAGSPTNLLRWLTPRVIKENLAPPRDYRYPYMEPETASE is encoded by the coding sequence ATGATCCAGGCGCAGACCCGCGTTCCTCCGCCCAGCAACGAGGCGGTCCAGACCCATGCACCGGGCAGCGCCGAGCGACGCGCACTGCGCAGCGAGCTAGCAACACAGCGGTCGACCGTCGTCGAGATCCCGCTCGTCATCGGCGGCCGCGCGATCGCTGGGGCACGCCGGCGCCCGCTCGTCTGCCCGCATCAGCATGCGCATGTCCTGGCCCAGGTCCATACCGCCGAGCCCGACCATGTGGCGCAGGCGATCGCCGCGGCAGCGACCGCCTGGCCCGCCTGGTCCCGCACGCCCTGGGCCGAGCGCGCGGCGATCTTCCTCCGGGCGGCCGAGCTGCTGGCCACGCACTGGCGCGCTAAGGTCAACGCGGCGACGATGCTGGCGCAGAGCAAGACCCCCCACCAGGCCGAGATCGACGCCGCGTGCGAGCTGATCGACTTCTGGCGCTTCAATCCCCACTTCGCCGAAGAGCTCTTTCAGCAGCAGCCGCATTCGCCTCCCGGTTGCTGGAACTACGCTGACTGGCGCCCGCTCGAGGGCTTCGTGCTGGCGATCACGCCCTTCAACTTCACCTCGATCACGGGCAACCTGGCGACAGCACCCGCGCTGCTGGGCAATGTGGTGCTGTGGAAACCGGCCCACGAGGCCACGCTCGCCGCGCATTACCTGCTCGAGTTGCTGACCGCTGCGGGCCTACCGCCTGGGGTGATCAATCTGCTCCCGGGCGAGGGTCGGACCATTGGGCCTGCGGCGCTCGCCGACGTCAACCTCGCCGGCGTGCACTTCACGGGCAGCACACCGAGCTTCAACGCGATCTGGCGCGAGGTCGGCGCGCAGATCGCGCGTTATCGCAACTATCCTCGTCTCGTCGGCGAAACCGGTGGCAAGGACTTCATCGTCGCTCATCCGTCCGCCGACGAGGACGCGTTGATAACTGCGCTGATCCGGGGCGCCTTCGAGTATCAGGGGCAGAAGTGCTCGGCCGTCTCACGCGCCTATCTCCCGCGCTCGCTCTGGACGCGCCTCGAGGCTCGGCTCGGCGAGGCGATTACGGCCCTTCCCGTGGGCGACCCCTGCGACTTCAAGAGCTTCGTCGGCGCCGTGATCAACCGGCACGCCTGGGCCAACATCCATGACTACCTCGCGTTGGCCCGCGTCACGCCCGGCTGCAGGATCGTCGCCGGCGGCACGCTCTCCGACGCCGAGGGCTTCTTCGTCCAACCGACCCTGATCGAGAGCACGAACCCGGGCTCGCGGCTGATGACAGAGGAGATCTTCGGCCCAGTCTTGACCTGCCACGTCTACGAGGACGGCGCCTACGAGGACACCTTGTCGCTCTGCGACCAGACCTCACCTTTCGGGCTGACGGGTGCGATCTTCGCACGCGACCAGGCGGCCATCGGCCTCGCGCTGGCGCGCCTGCGCCACGCCGCGGGGAACTTCTACATCAACGACAAGCCCACCGGCGCGGTCGTCGGCCAGCAGCCCTTCGGTGGCGCGCGGGCCTCGGGAACCAACGACAAAGCGGGCAGCCCAACCAACCTGCTGCGCTGGCTGACGCCGCGCGTCATCAAAGAGAACCTCGCGCCGCCGCGCGACTATCGCTACCCCTACATGGAGCCCGAGACCGCTAGCGAGTAG